Below is a window of Rhodamnia argentea isolate NSW1041297 chromosome 11, ASM2092103v1, whole genome shotgun sequence DNA.
AGACATGGCATAAGGTATTAGAAACAAGGGATTGTATAGTATATCCTCTCCAATACCTTGTCAGATCGGACCCAGGAAAGATCATGATTTGCTCACATAAAGCAAAGATGACAAGAAAAGGGGAGAAAGAGCACGAAACCGTGCACCGAttcccttctttctctttcgttCTGTAAAGCAAGCAAGTGGTTTTCTTGATGGACTTTCCGTCACCCACTTATTATCATGAACGGAATTAGGGTTTTAAAGTGTCCATCTCTTGCCCTGGCTCTGAAACCCTAGAATGAATCTCTTTTAAGGAGTTGTGCTGGACTTTGCTTTCCCTCacgtgcttcttcttctacgtAATTTCAACTTGATTATCTAAGAGTAGGTCGAACGGTCTTGTTAACCATAGTCGCTAGCCAGATTGCTCAACCTCGAGGCTGGTGTACTTGGTTAGAGTCGTTAAAGGATTCTCAACTCATGAATTGGAGTCGTCCGATTGAATTCCATCAACTACAAGCAAACAAGTTCGAATTAGGCCACCTATACAAGCCAAAGATCTGGATTTAACTGGTTTATGTGGCTTGGAGGATATTTCATGAATCTCCTAATAGCCAAGTCTCGATGCTCATGCTttcaagattaaaaaaaaaaaaaaatactatagTGAGATTGCTCTACAAGGCCTAGACAACCCTCATAGTGCCCTTACGTAAgccacaaaaacaaaaggggTAGGGAGTTTTAAAATATGCTTGTCAACGTAAATTGGTTGgctttctaaatcttttcatcgTGCGTTGGTGGGAGGTGATATTTCTTTTCAAGCTGTTGATATTTGCatcataattgatttttttatcaataattTACATCGTAATTGGTGTAAGCTTCTATTCATTCtcgagaaaaattaccaaaaaggccataaacctattacaattgtacaattcaatcctaaatctttttttttttggccaattaagtcctaagccttttcatATTATGCCAATGGAGTCCCTCCAATTAATTTTGGTAGGAAATTGATTATGTGGACATCGACCGTCCACTAACCGTCCTACGTAGCACCGCCGATAccgacgtgaaatttttttttataattttttttgtcttttcttttttatatcatTAAGGTCCAACAAGAGGCCAGGAGACCTCCGTCGCCCACTAAGCGAGGGCCCGTAGTGCCGCCTAGGACGGTCGATGGATAATCGGCATCTATATTATCAATTTTCgataaaaattgatcaaatggactcaattgacataaaaaaaaaagtttaggactaaattgacataattgcaataggtttaggacttttttggtaatttttcccgttctcaattaaaaatatgacttgtcatttctttttgttttttgagttGTGATATGTGTTTCTATGGGTGGGCGTATTGTACTTATCTGTCATGGAGGGTTCAcaggaaaatttattttcttcctcgtcaataaaagtaaaaatctagTAAAAAGTCAATCTGTATGGGATCCTACATCCTAGTCACTttcaattgaagaaaatggaaaaaaaaacaaaaagaaatgatttttctcaaataaaaacccAATTTCttagaaagaaagtgaaaacgAGAAAGGTATATATTTAAGTCGTGACACCTACATGTGGAAAAATGACCCAAAGGCCATTTTAACCACGCTTGTTTACGGTATTTTGATGGGTCTTACATTCATTTAGTGTGGCTTTTTTCGTAGCTTTAAACTTTCGGGTTGGACTTTCTGTTGCCGGAAAATTTATCAAACACTATCTAAGTAATATACCTCGTATCAGGAAGACCTTTAATTGattcatttaaaaattttgggacaATTGGACCAGGATCAGTATTTGAGTTCATGTTCTCCATTCTTTATATTAGGGTAGAAATCCACATTGATTAAGCGCATGTACAGCacgtctatatatatatatatatatatgtgtgtgtgtgtgtgtgtgtgtgtgtgtgtgtgtgatatCAAAGTGTCACCCTGATATTCTTCATCACGAATTCACGATACAAGGCTGTTAAGATGATTGAAGAAAATCTTGCGGGTGCAAATTCAATATATAGGATGGAAGAATGATTAAAGCATCGTTTGTTTCATGGACAATAacttccgaaaaaaaaaaagaattagaattTTCCTGCGTTTGGTTCACataaaataaattagtcaaggaaaacattttttactaatagaaaaaacaccttcaaagatggggaaaagaatttcctctttttataaaaaaaaatcattttctctcgtCTTTTCTCGCTGCACTCTtgacctttcttttctttttattttttttattttttcctttttttgttcttcttcctcGACCGGTCACTGGTGCTAACGAGCCGGGGACGAGCCACGCCGACCTCGGGCAAGGCTCCACCTTGCTAGATATGGCAAGGTGGAGCTTGCCCCAATCCCAACAAGCTTGAAATCCCCTGAGAGGCCGGGAAGggtaggaggaaaaaagaaaattacaaataaaaataaaaaaaaaaagtaaaaaaattgttaataaattttaaaaaaattaaattgtgcATGTTACCATCGATCGTACCATGTAAGATGGTCATCATCTACATCAATAATTTTCAACCAAACGATGAAGCGGGAAACCAAATTAGCTTTTCATTAcgaaatgaagaaaatatttcgACACAACGAAATTTTTGCACAAGTTCGAGATCGAAGTAACCGCACATTACAGCCATTAGATTATACAGCCACCACACGGTACTCATGATTACGACCAACTGCAATTCATGTGAGTAACTCTCTCATGGAAACATAGAATAACaataggaaaaaatgaaaaaacatggatcattaaaaaataaaaataaaaaatcccgaATCGGATCCATGTCCATAATTCGAAATTCACCACAATGAACGGACCCGGATTCGAATCCGGACAACGTTTCCCGGGCCACGGCCGGTACGGTACTGCCGGGGGCACTGACTGGGGCCCACTGCTCGGGAGACCCGACACCGCGCACGTGCTCTTGTACGGTGAAAGATTTTAGCGCAGATTTTCCACGCGGTACGGTGCTCGTTCATCGCGGTGTATTAAAGAATTTTCAACAACTCTGTCATTGGTCCCCACTCCCAAGTAAGCCAACTGGCTTCCGCCACGTGGGACCGCACTCTTTTTGGTTTCCACTTTTGCCCCCCGGTAAAGACGCACCGTTAACTGCCAAACGGTAACTCCCACTCGGGGGCTCATCTGGCAGTTGAAAATATGGAGGGAGACTCTCCCCGTGCCGTGTGCACCAGCACCCAAAACTCTACTGACGAAAATCAAGAATTCTCATTGGTCCATacctttttcaaataaaaaagctaTTATCTTAACACTTTCCATTTTTGAGCCCAAAcatttgaaaaagggaaaaatttatttttgaattccCCAAAAACTATGAAAGTATCAAACATAACTTCAAACTTCAGTAATTACCCAATTTAAAAATTCGAAAGTTGTTCGCAATCTTTAACAAATAATCAAgtgaataaatttgtcaaaatgaccacaaaaaaaaaaaaaaggtaggctCATAAGTGCATGACCAACCATATCAAATCACATCTAGTCGACTTGACTGTATGGCACGTGTGGTCTGCCGAAATTTTTTCCTCGTGACACTGCGTTTGTTTAAGTGAAAATGTGCAATTTTCTAACATAAATACATTTGACAGTAAACGGTATAATATCAGTCACAAATTATTCTGTGGCTGGCACATAACAGCACGGTCATAGTGTCAAGCACAGTGTGACCGTCGGCTAATGATTTTCGTAATATCATCTGTTTGAATACGAAGATGACTCGTTGCAATTCTAATTAAATGGTGAAAAAATTTGGATGAATTAGCCGGGCATGATCCTTCCCACCAATGACatgaccattaaaaaaaaaaaaaactcaatgatATGGGCGCCCAACTTGTTCCTCAACCTTCCCTTAAACAAATTATTTCCCTTTTAAAAGATTAAAGAAAGATTCCCGACAAGAGCTTTCggcttttttcatttgtttattagTCCCTCCAATTCAGCAGCCAGCAAAATTTCTCCGTCATTTTTCCACCATCTCCTCTTTATAAATTCCACCGCCCATTCCTTCAGAAaacctcttctccttctccatctAACTTGTTCCCCCTGTAtttttttggcttcttcttcttcctctgctccATCCCGTTGCTCTGTTTCTGCGCTTCTCGCCTTTCTCCCCTCCGGTTCCTTTGCTCGTGCAAGAAACCGAAGCTTTCTCCGAGAACTCTGGTCCTCCCTCCATCCTGTTTTCATGCTTTCCCACGGGACGCTACGGCTCTTGATGCGCCGAGACCCATGACGTCTCCGGTGCTCAGCGAGATCCTGCTCTTGGGGTTTATGATCAACTCCACCCTCCGCCGCAGGACCCACCTCGTTCAGTCCTTCTCCGTCGTCTTCCTCTACTGGTTCTACGTTTTCTCATGAACACCCGCCTCCTCTCCTCTTCCAACCAACCCTAGTGTTCGATAAAACTCCCCTGCTAGTCTTTCCTGCGTGCTTTTTCCTGGTTTCTgggctgtattttttttttccttttcttttttctggtcgCCGGTGTTGTGCTATTTGTCCTGTAGTCATGGCTTCTTCTAGTACGGGAGCATCTTCGGGGTCATCCTCCTTCGCACTCCAGAACTCGGGCTCCTCCGAAGGTTGTCCGCAGGAGCAGAACCAGGTCATGGACCAGCGGAAGCGGAAGCGGATGATCTCGAACCGCGAGTCCGCCCGCCGCTCGCGGATGCGGAAGCAGAAGCACCTGGGCGACCTGATGGCCCAGGTGGGCCAGCTCAGGGGCGAGAACGCCCAGATCCTGCAGAGCACGGACGTGACGACCCAGCACTACCTGAGCATCGAGGCCGAGAACTCCATCCTCAGAGCCCAGGTGGCCGAGCTGAGCCACAGACTGCAGTCGCTCAACGAGATCATCGGTTACGTCAGCTCCACGAGCTTGCTCTTCGAGAGCGACGACCAGGCGGGGTTGCTTGGTGGGGATGACGGATTCATGAATCCGTGGAACGTCGTCTCGGCGTGGATGAATCCGCCCGCCATGGCTTCGGCCGATATTGTCATGTACTGATGCAAGATGGGTGTGGATCAAAAGATGAGTTCGAGAGACgaagattaagagagagagagagagagattttagcTGCTGACTGGTTTCTCTTGTCTTCCAAcggtcaaaattttttttggctcctGCGAATATTAGAGGCCTGTAAGATGGATCATTATTAAGTTCATCGTGCGTCATTAGCGCTATGCAAGTGGTCCCCGCTGTAATTCCATGTTAATCAAATGAAAATAAGTTTTATTATCTTAACAGGGCCTTTCTCTCGTTCTCCTGACGATAAACTGCGAGTCAATAATTCATTAAATAATCGCTATTACTGAAAAATAGACTATATCAAATCaggaaaattgattatgtaacagtCTTTGGGTAATGTTATGCTATATTAACGGTTTGTTTTTGGCgacagaaaattgaaaaaataattaattaaaaattataatggggtgttttttttaaagaatttgtggcttacaacatattgttatttttataatCACATAAAAGCTGTTATACTAGTAAAATCCGTCAAATCAGCCTCGAGTTTGTTTCGAGACCTCAAGAGAACTCACTCATGAGGTGTTTTGTGTAGTTTAAACAGTTCTCCCACTAAGATTCTGGCATAGAAATTGAATGGTATAAGCGTCAAAAAAACCCCTAAGGTCGTCCGGTTCCCAACAAAACTGAAGAATACCGATCTATTCAAGCATTATACCAAGATGAAATTTGTTGAGTAGAAGCATGCATTGTTGTACTCTTCTTGGTGGACTAACTcgtgatataaataaaaaaaaatgtatgcatGTAGGGGTGTATTGAGTCAAGATGACCGGTTTGGTGACTAGGAAGGCCGTGTCCGTCTCCATACTTGTAAAAACGATGAGAAGATCGTGCCAAGATCAAACATGCACCGAGAAAAGGCATGAGCCCAGAGAATGGCTAGTCTTCCAACAATttctttgttcatcttcttccggGTCTAGCGCACTAGATGGCTGATATGTTCCCGCACAACCTCTTCCGAAGCGTCGGTTTTATTTCGTGTAGAATTCTAGCACCTTGGAGTTGTCTTCTCGCGCCAATTCATGCTAAGCATGGGTGACAATGATAGGTTGCAAACATAAATCCCTAGATTTATCTCTCATTTATAtcagagaaataaaaaagaattacacATCACTGCGAATATTCCGGTTCTGTGCATTTTTCGTGAGAGATTATTCACAAGGAAAGGACAACTATCAAAGTAAGTTACCGATGATGTACTGAGATTATCGTTGAATCAAAGGATCTTGGCGGAAGAATGTATAGTTCTCGGGATTTTCGACACATAATCAAGTCCCTTTTTCGTTAATTTATCTGTGGTTAGGATGTAGCTATCCAACAGCAAAATCAACCCCCCGATTTTATTCTCACTCAGATTTGGCAAGGGCCTTTGCACTCCCGCCCTCCGCCGGCGGGGCCGCGAAGGCCCTCGCCACGTCTGGTGAGGCCACTTCGTGGCCTTGGCAATCACGAGCGTGACCACAAAGGCCACGAGAGACGATCGGCGTTCACGTCGGCGATCTTCGACCAACAtgactcaattaaaaaattgtcaaaatattttaggactaaattgggcaaattaaaaagtttagaattaaatttgtATAGATAcaatcaatttaggattattttttttttttggtagttctTCCATATTCAAAATGCTTCTAGCCATGTGGAAAACCCTTGgagagaagaaacaaagaaggGGACACATGAGATCACAAACCATGTTCCCTAACCTTTTCCTTAAGCTTTTAATGGCATGTCATTAGATCGAGATTAGATGTGAATTGAACAAGATTATGAAAGCCTGTGGCCAACCACCAACGCTAAGGTTAAGCAATATAAAAATCGATTTGGGCGGCTGGGGGTGGTCCAAATTTCAAAGCGATGCATTGGTCCATAGTGGAATCGTGAGGCTGTCTTCTTCACTTGGGATGGAATAGAACAAAGCTGTGCCTATGACGTCAGCAATGAGAAATTATGTTAGGCATACGCAAATATCCtcttgacatttttaaattatctAAAGAAGATTTAATTTATCTAATGAGCTTTGTTAGGCAATCGAGCCCCATCGATTGCGTCATCTCAACATCCAATGTTAAGTGAGCATTATTTTGAAGTGCCCCGTTGTGTGGAGAGGAAGGAGGGCTGATCGCCACGGAATCATTTTATGCTTCATTTTTCGCCTTATTTATGATTCGTTTCCCGTACCAAATGTATATGCATATGTTtcgtgaaaattcaaaagaaaataaaataaagtttgATTGCTTGATTCATCACCTATTAGATCCAGAAAAATCATGGGCGGTTTTGCAGTCGAATGTCGATATAAAGCCGGAACGCACGGCTATTGGCAGCGACCTCGATCTAGAAATCTATGCCCTTATTAGGATTAAACTAATTAATCAAAAAAGGTTTTGCTTTCGTACGCTCGCCTCTCACGGAACGTGCTTAGTCTATCAACGTGTTTAGAAATCTGCGCGTTTAGTAGGATTACGCTAACTAATTGAACTCAATGATTGTGCGTAATCATGCATTATAGGATTGTACTGATCTGAAGTGACCTACTTTGGACTTTTCTTTGGCTATTGAACGAAGAGAAGATTGGAGATTAAGATTAAGGCATTTTCTTCGTTCAaaacttctttttattattattattttttttttatttagatctAAACACACAGATGTGACTTCGAATCAAAGAAAGGCCGTAATATGTTGTGGGCAACTGGCAGGGCACTCGCAATTATTTTTTGgcatttagggtttttggaggCTATTGCCTTGTCTTTGGTAAGAACTGAGAATCTCCAATTGGAAAGCGCATGAACGTTGAACTTTATTGCATATGCTACAGTGGCGTTGCATCATAGGAAACATAAACAAATGGTTAAGGCTGTTGACAAAGACGTTCTTGATTAAATGCCCTCCGTTTCATCTTTGTCCCTCTCGATGCCGTCATCAAAGTTCACCCATTGATCAATGATTGTATGCTAAAATAAAGTGATTCGAGCGACATGAGATCCGGCTCTGATCTCGCTCAAATTACATGCTTATAGCGTGGGAGAGACTATCCAATGATATCGAATTTTTCCTATGTCCTGAAGAAACCCTCCCCCGTAGAATCGGACATGAGGCCGAATGTCGACTAGTCTCTTACGGATACCCCCTCCTGCAAGGCACAGATGAAGAAGTCCCTTGGTGGTTTTTCTGACCCATATCTTCCGATGCTTAAGTCCGATTCCATATATGGATAAGTGAAACTGATAGAATTTTTCGACTTCACGAATAAGATTGCATTTACCTGACGAATGGAATGAGCTCTATTTGTAGAGCTGGTTCCTCTGTCTGAGGATTAGAACGCCAGCTGTTACCACAGTAGCTGCATGAATCAAATTGACCTTTTGAACGTCGCACAAGTCAGGGATGcgatttggacccaaaaaaaaaaaaagtcaggaaTGCGATACTTTGGGCACTCAGGCAGTAGCCAACATTACCTACGGAGAATGATTGGATGTTTTAAGGGTCCAACCGTGCTCCGAGATTCCCGGCGGGCACGTCCGGACAAGGACAATGGCTCTGGGCCTTCAAATGAAGCCGGACATTTCGGATGGGCTTGGTCTTtagcttgggcttgggcttgggcctTATACAGTTTGGAAGGTGAATTCTTATCTTCACCTTGTTGGGCCCATTCGCGTTCGATTGTTGTAATTACACCATACGCAACCCTAGGCCCGGTCCACATCAAAACGGATTCAATGGTCACTACACTTTTAGTCAAGTCAATGCATAGTCGCTCTTTGTGTCCTCCTCAAAGATCATGAGGTGGTCCTGTGAAGAAGTTAATTGACCTTTTCTATTGGGCCATGGAGAAAGTTGACATTGAAGTTCCCTCTCTCACCTCCTTTCATAGAGGAGTCATGACTTGCATGAAGCTGATATCTTACAAGTAAATGTGCTCCGAGAGCTTGCGATGAGGTCTTTGAATTTAGAAAATCCAAATCCAAAGAGCAATTTTGAGCTTCttggaaaaaagaggaagaagagagtcACCTAGTCTAAGATTCTAACAAGGAGTATGGAATAAAACCAACTCCTTTCCCTCGCcggaatagaaaaaattaaatgaagaaaa
It encodes the following:
- the LOC115736491 gene encoding bZIP transcription factor 44-like, with product MASSSTGASSGSSSFALQNSGSSEGCPQEQNQVMDQRKRKRMISNRESARRSRMRKQKHLGDLMAQVGQLRGENAQILQSTDVTTQHYLSIEAENSILRAQVAELSHRLQSLNEIIGYVSSTSLLFESDDQAGLLGGDDGFMNPWNVVSAWMNPPAMASADIVMY